CTACCGGCTAAACCTACCGAGCTTTTACTTTCTGCGCTTTTTCCTTAGTTTGCGTCCGCTTCCCGAGAAGTTGTCCTCGTCGTCACTATCCACAGCCGATTCCTGGCTCTCCTTCGCTGTGGTGCTCGCACTGCCGACTTGCTGGGCGTCCCATTCCTTGCGCAGCTCACTGAGCATTCCGGGAGTCAGGAGGCCTTGAGCCAGCAACCGCTCAGTGAGACGTCCCCGCGTCGAGCTGGGAAGGCGAGGCTCCTTGACGTGGGTCACCCGGCGCATGGCGTAGCTCGAAATCTCTCCGTCCTGGCTGGCCTCGGTGTTCTTCAGCAAGCGAGTGATTTGGAAGACGCCCTGCTGTATGATCTCGTCCAGTTCCTTCTGGGCCTCTCGCACGTTTGCCGCCTCGGGGAAGAGGTCCATGAACCGGTAGCTGTAAGTGCATGAAAGGTTATTTGGTTACCGTCGGCAGACTTTTGTGTGACTTGCCTGAGCCAGAGATACAGGTCCATTACGTCAAAGACGGCTTCCAGATGGACCAAGTCCAAGATGGTCTTCGGCAGCTTAAACGGCCAGCCGcagttattttttatgaactcAAAGGTAATGGGTTCGTTGCGGCTGTACTGCCTGGCCACCTTCAAGAACATGGAGCAAACAAAGGGCATTTTGCGATTGATGGGGGCGCAACAGAAGACGTAGCGGGCGCGCAGAGGCAGCGGCACATGTTGTATCATCTCGGCCAAGAACTTGAAGTCCTCAATGTTGCACATAAAGTACAGGGAATCGTCGACCGTGCACAGGTTCACAAATATGTCCATTAGGTTGCTCAAGGACGAGCTGGGCAGGTGGTAGGCGTAGAGCTCAATTTGGTCGGCCGTGGGGTGCAGTCCCGCCTGCTTTAGCGGCTCAGGCGTCTGGGCCAATATGCGCTGCAGGGTCTGCAAGTCCTCGGACTTGAAGGCAGTCACAAAGCCGTGCTCCCACTGAGTGCGAAAGCGGCCCGCCCTTCCGGCTATCTGAAGGGCCGACGAAACCGATATTGTGTCGATCTCGCGCTCTCCTTTCTCGTTCATCGTCGGCTTGATCAAGGAATAGAATATGATTCGCCGAATGCTCCTGAAAGCGAGAATCGGGGGTATTAGATCTGACCAAACAACAAATCGGACATGTTTCACTTACAGGTTCAAGCCCATGCCGATTGCGTCCGTCGCCACCATTACCTTGCAGCTATTGGCGGGATCATTGAACTTGGCGGCTTGGGCGAGCTTGGTACCAGGAGGCAGGCCTCCATATATTACGGCCACCTCCTTTccactaaacaaaaaaaaagtgttgatTAGCGATCATTACCATAAGTTACTGCAGTGTGATACTGACCGTGCCTCGATTTCCCGCGAAACCGTATATATATCGTGTTTGCTGAAGCAGACGATGCAGTCGCCGGGCACCACATTGTCCAATGAGCCCAGGGCAGTGCTTTCGACAGTTAGCTCCGTCAGACGATCGTAGTGCCGCACTTCAACCGTTTCGCCGGTGGTCTCGCATATCTTCTGCAAGAGATCCAGGGAACCTGGCTCGCCACAAACGTGCACCTCATCCGCGATCAGGCCCAGGAAGGCCCGCGTCCAGGCCCACCCGCGCTGGGGGTCGCGGATCTGCTGAATTTCATCGATCACAGCCACCTCATCTGGAACGGGAAAGGCATCACAGGTTACAACTGGACGGCGGGCAGGAAGCAGCTCGCTTACATGGAGTGTTCACCGACGTCATTTCCACAGTGCACGCGACATGGTTGGCCGGCGAGCTTTCGCTGATGCCAAACTTGCGCTCCTCGCCGGTCACCAAGTCGCAGGGAGTTCCGCGCTCATTGGCCTTGTTGTACACCTCCGTGGCTAGGAGCTTCAGGGGGCCGCAGTATACGCCGGACTTGGCACTCAGGTACCTCTCCATGGCGTGGTAGGTCTTTCCGGAGTTCGTGGGCCCCGCGTGGAACACGATCTTCCTGGTGATGGCGCGGGCATTGGTGTACCAGTTGGCCGGCTGCCGCAGGTCGGAGATCTTCTTCAGGTCGTCCATGCAGTCCAGGTGAGGAAACACGGTCTTTGCATGGCGCAGGAAGTAGGGGAAGATGTCGTCGATGTGGCCCGCTCCCTGCGTAATGTCGCTGAAGGTTATGTGCAGGTCCACAGGAAGGTTCTCCGCCTCGAT
This genomic window from Drosophila gunungcola strain Sukarami chromosome 3R, Dgunungcola_SK_2, whole genome shotgun sequence contains:
- the LOC128252429 gene encoding ATP-dependent RNA helicase SUV3 homolog, mitochondrial isoform X2, giving the protein MDDLKKISDLRQPANWYTNARAITRKIVFHAGPTNSGKTYHAMERYLSAKSGVYCGPLKLLATEVYNKANERGTPCDLVTGEERKFGISESSPANHVACTVEMTSVNTPYEVAVIDEIQQIRDPQRGWAWTRAFLGLIADEVHVCGEPGSLDLLQKICETTGETVEVRHYDRLTELTVESTALGSLDNVVPGDCIVCFSKHDIYTVSREIEARGKEVAVIYGGLPPGTKLAQAAKFNDPANSCKVMVATDAIGMGLNLSIRRIIFYSLIKPTMNEKGEREIDTISVSSALQIAGRAGRFRTQWEHGFVTAFKSEDLQTLQRILAQTPEPLKQAGLHPTADQIELYAYHLPSSSLSNLMDIFVNLCTVDDSLYFMCNIEDFKFLAEMIQHVPLPLRARYVFCCAPINRKMPFVCSMFLKVARQYSRNEPITFEFIKNNCGWPFKLPKTILDLVHLEAVFDVMDLYLWLSYRFMDLFPEAANVREAQKELDEIIQQGVFQITRLLKNTEASQDGEISSYAMRRVTHVKEPRLPSSTRGRLTERLLAQGLLTPGMLSELRKEWDAQQVGSASTTAKESQESAVDSDDEDNFSGSGRKLRKKRRK
- the LOC128252429 gene encoding ATP-dependent RNA helicase SUV3 homolog, mitochondrial isoform X1; translation: MQNCRRCIRLLGVVRQPHTHCLRPSLSVASDFRRLHRSTLQFSRKRPETNVSALFKPVQVQANADCEDVGSELVGKLEKAELLKILNKFTQRREIKSLCSENGLDAYLQQQAFGSFRRYCIEAENLPVDLHITFSDITQGAGHIDDIFPYFLRHAKTVFPHLDCMDDLKKISDLRQPANWYTNARAITRKIVFHAGPTNSGKTYHAMERYLSAKSGVYCGPLKLLATEVYNKANERGTPCDLVTGEERKFGISESSPANHVACTVEMTSVNTPYEVAVIDEIQQIRDPQRGWAWTRAFLGLIADEVHVCGEPGSLDLLQKICETTGETVEVRHYDRLTELTVESTALGSLDNVVPGDCIVCFSKHDIYTVSREIEARGKEVAVIYGGLPPGTKLAQAAKFNDPANSCKVMVATDAIGMGLNLSIRRIIFYSLIKPTMNEKGEREIDTISVSSALQIAGRAGRFRTQWEHGFVTAFKSEDLQTLQRILAQTPEPLKQAGLHPTADQIELYAYHLPSSSLSNLMDIFVNLCTVDDSLYFMCNIEDFKFLAEMIQHVPLPLRARYVFCCAPINRKMPFVCSMFLKVARQYSRNEPITFEFIKNNCGWPFKLPKTILDLVHLEAVFDVMDLYLWLSYRFMDLFPEAANVREAQKELDEIIQQGVFQITRLLKNTEASQDGEISSYAMRRVTHVKEPRLPSSTRGRLTERLLAQGLLTPGMLSELRKEWDAQQVGSASTTAKESQESAVDSDDEDNFSGSGRKLRKKRRK